From Variimorphobacter saccharofermentans, one genomic window encodes:
- a CDS encoding YgiQ family radical SAM protein produces the protein MHRDYLPINKSDMEQRGWDQCDFVFVIGDAYVDHPSFGPAIISRVLESHGFKVGIIAQPDWKDSHSITLLGEPRLGFLVSGGNMDSMVNHYSVAKKRRQTDAYSPGGVMGKRPDHATTVYCNLIRKQYKKKPIIIGGIEASLRRLAHYDYWSDKVKRSILLDSQADIISYGMGEHSIVEIAEALDSGLDIKDITFINGTVFKASNLDSVYDATVLPSFQSIVESKKEFAKSFYIQYCNTDPFSGKRLVEQYKENEYVVQNPPAKPLTQTEMDRIYSLPYMRDYHPVYQKDGGIPAIEEVKFSLVSNRGCFGGCNYCALTFHQGRILQTRSHESIVAEANQLVWDKDFKGYIHDVGGPTANFRHTACAKQTTKGACIHKQCLFPEPCKSLKVDHTDYLALLRKLRALPNVKKVFIRSGIRFDYLMTDQDDTFFKELCEHHVSGQLKVAPEHICDSVLGLMGKPENSVYERFQAKFKKINEKIGKKQFLVPYLISSHPGSTLKQAVKLAEYLRDMGYMPEQVQDFYPTPSTISTCMYYTGLDPRTLEEVYVPKSPHEKAMQRALIQYRNPKNYDLVMEALKKADRMDLVGFDKKCLIRPRQLSKERRWIEKSKNNENNAKTKISKAANVKKQDKLNKGNSKQRNTQYGKDTIKGSRKKNASNHKGVRNR, from the coding sequence GGTTGGCATCATTGCGCAACCGGATTGGAAGGACAGCCACAGTATAACTCTTTTGGGAGAACCAAGACTCGGATTTTTGGTGAGTGGTGGCAATATGGACTCCATGGTAAACCATTATTCCGTTGCCAAGAAACGAAGACAGACAGATGCCTATTCTCCGGGTGGAGTTATGGGTAAACGACCGGATCATGCCACAACGGTTTATTGTAATCTTATCAGAAAGCAATATAAGAAAAAACCGATTATTATCGGTGGAATAGAAGCAAGCTTAAGAAGACTCGCCCATTATGATTATTGGAGTGATAAAGTTAAGCGATCCATATTACTGGACTCGCAGGCTGATATCATTTCTTATGGAATGGGCGAGCATTCCATTGTAGAGATTGCGGAGGCGCTGGATAGCGGGCTCGATATCAAAGATATTACATTTATTAATGGAACGGTATTCAAAGCAAGTAATCTGGATTCGGTATATGATGCAACAGTGCTACCGAGCTTTCAAAGCATTGTGGAAAGTAAAAAAGAATTTGCTAAAAGCTTTTATATTCAATACTGTAACACGGATCCTTTTTCCGGTAAGAGATTAGTGGAGCAGTATAAAGAAAACGAATATGTGGTACAGAACCCGCCAGCGAAACCACTGACGCAAACGGAGATGGACCGGATCTACTCTCTGCCCTATATGAGGGATTATCATCCGGTCTATCAGAAGGATGGTGGAATACCGGCTATCGAAGAGGTTAAATTTAGCCTGGTTAGCAATCGCGGCTGCTTCGGAGGCTGTAATTACTGCGCATTGACATTTCATCAGGGCCGCATTCTGCAGACCCGAAGCCATGAATCGATTGTAGCAGAAGCGAATCAGCTGGTATGGGATAAGGATTTTAAGGGATATATTCATGACGTGGGTGGGCCGACGGCCAACTTCCGTCATACGGCCTGTGCAAAGCAAACCACAAAGGGTGCCTGTATTCATAAACAATGCTTATTCCCTGAGCCTTGTAAAAGCCTGAAAGTAGATCATACTGATTATTTAGCACTTCTTCGCAAGTTGAGAGCTCTGCCAAATGTTAAGAAGGTGTTTATACGTTCGGGTATTAGATTTGATTATCTTATGACGGACCAGGATGATACCTTCTTTAAGGAGCTATGTGAGCACCATGTCAGTGGCCAGTTAAAAGTGGCACCGGAGCACATCTGCGATAGTGTACTGGGATTGATGGGTAAGCCAGAAAACTCAGTTTATGAAAGGTTTCAGGCAAAATTCAAGAAAATTAATGAGAAAATAGGTAAAAAGCAGTTCCTGGTTCCTTACTTAATATCTTCTCATCCCGGATCCACCCTGAAACAGGCAGTTAAGCTGGCTGAATATTTAAGAGATATGGGGTATATGCCGGAACAGGTGCAGGATTTCTATCCCACACCATCCACAATATCCACCTGTATGTATTATACGGGTTTAGATCCTCGAACCCTTGAGGAAGTTTATGTTCCAAAGTCACCACATGAGAAAGCAATGCAGCGGGCCCTGATCCAGTATCGTAATCCGAAAAATTACGATTTGGTGATGGAGGCTCTTAAGAAGGCGGATCGTATGGATCTGGTGGGCTTCGATAAGAAGTGTCTCATTCGACCAAGACAGTTGTCGAAGGAAAGACGCTGGATTGAGAAATCAAAGAATAATGAGAATAATGCGAAGACGAAGATAAGTAAGGCCGCTAATGTAAAGAAACAAGATAAATTGAATAAAGGGAATAGCAAGCAACGAAATACACAGTATGGAAAAGATACGATTAAGGGTAGTCGAAAGAAAAATGCTTCCAACCACAAAGGTGTTAGAAACAGATAG
- a CDS encoding DEAD/DEAH box helicase, giving the protein MEKLKFEELEINPSIIRAVEAMGFEEMSPIQAKAIPIVLQGRDIVGQAQTGTGKTAAFGIPLLQKVDVKNKSLQAIVLCPTRELAIQVADEVRKLAQFMHGIKVLPVYGGQEISKQIRSLKSGVQIIIGTPGRVMDHMRRKTVRFDNVNMVILDEADEMLNMGFREDIETILSQVPEERQTVLFSATMPGPILEIARTYQNNAEMIRVVKKELTVPKIEQYYYEVSPKNKEDVLSRLLDMYNPKLSLVFCNTKKQVDELTTALQGRGYFAEGLHGDLKQQQRDRVMHSFRSGRTEILVATDVAARGIDVDDVEAVFNYDVPQDDEYYVHRIGRTGRAGREGRAFTLVVGREVFKLKDIMRYCKTKIKAQPIPSINDVTAVKAEKVLDKLKSIIENEDLSKMVNLIEERVNDEEYTSLDIAAAFLKMYIGEDLGKEEDSLLEDFGDTGAEAGMVRLFINLGKKQNVRPGDILGAIAGETGMPGKLIGSIDMYDKYTFVEVPREYASDVIQVMKSAKIKGKSINIEPANRK; this is encoded by the coding sequence ATGGAGAAATTAAAATTTGAAGAATTAGAAATAAACCCCAGCATTATACGAGCTGTCGAAGCTATGGGGTTTGAGGAAATGTCGCCGATACAAGCGAAAGCAATCCCGATCGTTTTACAGGGAAGGGATATTGTTGGGCAGGCACAGACAGGTACTGGTAAAACAGCAGCCTTTGGTATACCGTTACTTCAGAAGGTGGACGTAAAGAATAAAAGCTTACAAGCAATTGTATTATGTCCGACCAGAGAGCTTGCGATTCAGGTAGCTGACGAGGTACGTAAATTAGCACAATTCATGCATGGAATCAAGGTACTTCCAGTATATGGAGGACAAGAAATCTCAAAGCAGATTCGTTCATTAAAATCCGGTGTACAGATTATTATCGGTACTCCAGGACGAGTTATGGATCATATGCGACGTAAAACAGTGAGGTTTGATAATGTTAACATGGTTATACTGGACGAAGCAGATGAAATGCTGAATATGGGATTTCGAGAGGATATTGAAACGATTCTCAGCCAGGTACCGGAGGAAAGGCAGACGGTTCTGTTTTCAGCAACGATGCCCGGTCCTATCTTAGAGATTGCCCGTACCTATCAGAACAATGCCGAGATGATACGAGTGGTTAAAAAGGAGCTAACCGTTCCAAAAATTGAGCAGTATTATTATGAAGTTAGTCCGAAAAATAAAGAGGATGTTCTTTCAAGACTTCTGGATATGTATAATCCAAAGCTTTCGCTGGTATTTTGTAATACGAAAAAACAAGTGGATGAGCTTACAACTGCATTACAGGGAAGAGGATATTTTGCAGAAGGATTGCATGGTGACCTTAAGCAACAACAGCGAGACCGTGTTATGCATAGCTTTCGTAGCGGAAGAACAGAGATTCTTGTAGCAACCGATGTAGCCGCACGTGGAATTGATGTGGACGATGTAGAGGCAGTATTTAATTATGACGTTCCTCAGGATGATGAATATTATGTACATCGTATCGGACGTACCGGACGTGCCGGACGGGAGGGAAGAGCCTTTACCCTTGTAGTAGGTAGAGAAGTATTTAAGCTAAAAGATATTATGAGATATTGCAAGACGAAGATTAAGGCACAGCCCATCCCTTCAATTAATGATGTCACCGCTGTGAAAGCAGAGAAGGTACTGGATAAGCTGAAATCCATCATTGAGAATGAGGATTTGAGCAAGATGGTTAATCTGATTGAAGAGAGAGTCAATGATGAGGAATATACTTCTCTTGACATAGCAGCTGCTTTTCTGAAGATGTATATAGGAGAGGATCTGGGAAAAGAGGAGGATAGTCTGCTGGAAGACTTCGGAGATACTGGAGCAGAAGCGGGTATGGTTAGACTTTTCATTAACCTTGGTAAGAAGCAAAATGTTAGACCGGGAGATATCCTTGGTGCTATAGCTGGAGAAACCGGTATGCCAGGAAAACTTATTGGATCAATCGATATGTATGATAAGTATACTTTCGTTGAGGTACCAAGAGAATATGCATCCGATGTAATACAGGTCATGAAATCGGCTAAGATAAAAGGAAAAAGCATTAATATAGAACCGGCAAATCGTAAGTAA
- a CDS encoding Fur family transcriptional regulator, with protein sequence MAVNKYSRQREAIKEYLAHTKEHPTADMVYMNIRQTYPNISLGTVYRNLNLLAEQGEILKINCKDGSDRFDWNCDPHYHFLCKGCGRVMDIEMESIDHINVIAGASFPGKIEGHVTFFYGQCPDCCQ encoded by the coding sequence ATGGCTGTGAATAAGTACAGCAGACAGAGAGAAGCGATAAAGGAGTATCTTGCCCATACCAAAGAGCACCCTACTGCAGATATGGTCTATATGAATATAAGACAGACCTATCCCAATATCAGCTTAGGAACAGTATATCGTAACCTAAACCTGTTGGCGGAACAAGGCGAGATATTAAAAATCAATTGCAAAGACGGCAGTGATCGCTTTGACTGGAATTGTGATCCGCACTATCATTTCTTATGTAAAGGTTGCGGAAGAGTTATGGATATAGAAATGGAATCTATAGATCATATTAATGTAATCGCAGGTGCTAGTTTTCCTGGTAAAATTGAAGGACATGTAACCTTCTTTTATGGTCAATGTCCAGATTGTTGCCAATAG
- a CDS encoding NADH peroxidase, whose translation MKKYVCQICGYVHEGPEAPEACPICKAPREKFTEKSDELFWADEHVVGVAKGVSEDIIKDLRDNYMGECTEVGMYLAMARVAHREGYPEIGLYYEKAAWEEAEHAAKFAELLGEVVTDSTKKNLQMRVDAENGACMGKKDLATRAKAANLDAIHDTVHEMAKDEARHGKAFEGLLKRYFS comes from the coding sequence ATGAAAAAGTATGTATGTCAAATATGTGGTTATGTTCATGAAGGTCCGGAGGCTCCAGAAGCATGTCCGATTTGCAAAGCGCCGAGAGAGAAATTTACTGAGAAGTCAGATGAATTATTCTGGGCAGATGAGCATGTTGTAGGTGTGGCTAAAGGCGTTAGTGAAGACATCATCAAGGACTTAAGAGATAATTACATGGGTGAATGTACTGAAGTAGGAATGTACTTAGCTATGGCGAGAGTAGCTCATAGAGAAGGATATCCGGAAATCGGTTTATACTACGAGAAAGCCGCATGGGAAGAAGCTGAACACGCAGCAAAGTTTGCTGAGCTTCTTGGTGAAGTTGTAACAGATAGTACTAAGAAAAATTTGCAAATGAGAGTGGATGCAGAAAATGGTGCATGCATGGGCAAGAAAGATCTCGCAACCAGAGCGAAAGCAGCTAATCTGGATGCAATTCACGATACAGTTCATGAGATGGCAAAGGATGAGGCCAGACATGGTAAAGCCTTTGAAGGTCTCTTGAAAAGATATTTTAGTTAA
- a CDS encoding GNAT family N-acetyltransferase, with product MKTYHRNFIYESNDFENLCKFIVQYNSLKKEFFVWHIGRIVDWKYNLSNFKRHFPDNYNKAAHLWFDYFHNLIGFVISEEFDNEFTIILKEQYSYLYPELLDWVKTEWENKYDKLVTSALQTDTEYIKFLEDAGYKRSNCLEMTRVFRTSLYKDYTIEDSSVFFQSMFENCNYEEQANLRTNAWSKSYSHEIDMQIKEYTRQSPIYNAKFDFVLVNNDGKHISGCEAFIDYENNTAEIERVCTHSDYYNRGYAQMVLKACMKRLYENNIMTAFIGGSYDKTIHLYGKLGHVSEYARYFYELQTIS from the coding sequence ATGAAGACTTATCACCGTAATTTCATTTATGAAAGTAACGACTTCGAGAATTTATGTAAATTCATTGTTCAGTACAACTCATTAAAGAAGGAATTTTTTGTTTGGCATATTGGACGTATTGTTGACTGGAAATATAATCTTTCGAATTTTAAAAGGCATTTTCCCGATAATTACAATAAGGCAGCCCATTTATGGTTCGATTATTTCCATAATCTTATTGGTTTTGTAATTTCAGAAGAGTTTGATAATGAGTTTACGATAATTTTGAAAGAGCAATATTCATATTTATATCCAGAATTACTAGACTGGGTTAAAACAGAATGGGAAAATAAATATGACAAATTAGTTACATCAGCATTACAGACCGATACAGAATATATTAAATTCCTTGAAGATGCTGGATATAAAAGAAGTAATTGCCTTGAGATGACACGAGTGTTTCGTACAAGCTTATACAAAGATTATACTATTGAAGATTCGTCTGTATTCTTCCAAAGCATGTTTGAGAATTGTAATTATGAGGAACAAGCTAATCTTAGGACAAATGCCTGGTCAAAATCTTATAGTCATGAAATAGATATGCAGATTAAAGAATATACAAGGCAAAGCCCTATTTATAATGCCAAATTCGACTTTGTGTTAGTTAATAATGACGGTAAACATATATCTGGCTGTGAAGCCTTCATCGATTATGAAAACAATACTGCTGAAATCGAAAGGGTATGCACTCACTCTGACTATTATAATAGAGGATATGCTCAAATGGTTCTTAAGGCCTGTATGAAAAGGTTGTATGAAAACAATATAATGACCGCTTTTATTGGAGGCTCGTATGACAAGACTATTCACTTATATGGTAAGTTAGGGCATGTATCAGAGTATGCAAGGTACTTCTATGAATTACAAACAATTTCGTAA
- a CDS encoding methyl-accepting chemotaxis protein — MKIKWKITLALDLLLVSITVLITLFFRGKITDIVSNKTLNELDNYSSVGQTLLDTYYPGEWRLDGNNLYKGDTLLNENYEVIDQLSQDTGALVTLFAGDTRIATTIQDSSGARQVGTQASEAVIDVVLGKSEPYVGTAVVLGKKADTYYTPIKDAKGNTIGMWFVGIYSEVIDKEVNRSMASITLVSFIFMLLGSVVAYFIGNFIGNNVKLLKKDIGELENGNFNIQFISKRINRKDELGDIVRSFIRMQDHINSIITSIKEVTEKIEASSEQLAEGADNVYRDVEEISATTEELSAGMEETSASTEEMNATSAVIEEEILRVYDKTTHGQSIATEIKERAENLMKVAIDSQRNAVEIYNTTNKELRSSIEKASAIDEIKNLTQTILKLTAQTNLLALNASIESARAGEAGKGFAVVANEIGSLATTSKNAVSQIEEISNVISTAVDEIVTNSKRLLDFVDSKVIKDYEVLVQTGEQYNTDASTVEEMVTEIMNSTSQLSESITYIRRSIEEVSHATTEGTKGSTDIAEKSSSIFQKTDIVLENANSNKEIATKLSDLVEFFKI; from the coding sequence ATGAAAATCAAATGGAAAATCACTCTAGCGCTTGATCTTTTATTAGTAAGCATTACTGTTTTAATTACTCTTTTTTTTAGAGGAAAAATTACTGACATCGTAAGCAATAAAACCTTAAACGAACTGGATAATTATTCTTCTGTTGGACAAACTCTTTTGGATACTTACTATCCCGGTGAGTGGAGGTTAGATGGTAATAATCTGTATAAAGGTGATACCCTGTTAAATGAAAATTATGAAGTGATTGATCAGCTTTCTCAGGATACCGGTGCTTTAGTAACACTCTTCGCCGGTGACACGAGAATTGCAACCACAATACAGGATTCATCTGGAGCCAGACAGGTGGGCACCCAAGCATCAGAGGCTGTTATTGATGTTGTGCTTGGTAAATCCGAACCATATGTCGGGACCGCCGTAGTTCTCGGAAAAAAAGCTGATACATATTATACTCCGATCAAGGATGCAAAGGGCAATACCATCGGTATGTGGTTTGTTGGTATCTACTCTGAGGTAATCGATAAGGAAGTTAATCGTTCTATGGCTTCTATTACTCTCGTATCTTTTATCTTTATGCTATTAGGTTCTGTTGTAGCATATTTTATTGGAAACTTTATTGGAAATAATGTCAAATTGCTAAAGAAGGATATTGGTGAATTGGAAAATGGTAACTTTAACATACAATTCATCAGTAAACGTATCAACCGTAAAGATGAACTGGGTGATATTGTACGCTCCTTTATTCGTATGCAGGACCATATTAATTCCATTATAACTTCCATTAAAGAAGTGACAGAAAAAATCGAAGCTTCTTCCGAGCAACTGGCAGAAGGAGCAGACAATGTATATCGTGATGTAGAGGAAATCTCAGCTACAACGGAAGAATTATCCGCAGGTATGGAGGAAACCTCTGCTTCTACTGAAGAAATGAATGCTACTTCCGCTGTCATTGAGGAAGAAATCCTTCGAGTATATGATAAAACAACCCATGGTCAGAGCATTGCCACAGAAATTAAGGAACGTGCTGAGAATCTGATGAAGGTAGCTATTGACTCACAAAGAAATGCTGTTGAGATCTATAATACAACAAACAAAGAGCTGCGTAGCTCCATAGAAAAAGCATCCGCCATCGACGAGATTAAGAACTTAACACAAACCATATTAAAGCTGACTGCCCAGACAAATCTCCTAGCTTTAAATGCTTCGATTGAATCAGCACGGGCAGGAGAAGCCGGAAAGGGCTTTGCCGTTGTTGCGAACGAAATCGGATCTCTTGCTACAACATCAAAGAATGCAGTATCCCAAATCGAAGAAATCTCCAATGTGATCTCAACCGCAGTGGATGAGATTGTCACAAACTCCAAACGATTACTTGATTTTGTTGATTCCAAGGTAATTAAGGATTATGAGGTACTTGTACAGACCGGAGAGCAATATAATACGGATGCGAGTACGGTTGAAGAAATGGTAACTGAGATTATGAACTCTACATCTCAATTAAGCGAATCTATTACCTATATCCGCCGTTCCATTGAAGAAGTGTCCCATGCAACTACAGAAGGTACCAAGGGATCTACTGATATTGCAGAGAAATCCTCCTCCATCTTCCAAAAGACAGATATTGTATTGGAGAATGCGAACTCCAACAAAGAAATTGCTACGAAACTTAGTGATTTGGTAGAATTCTTTAAGATATAG
- a CDS encoding NADH-dependent [FeFe] hydrogenase, group A6, whose product METFNIKINGMPIQAPKGSTILEAAKLASIDIPTLCYLKEINEIGACRICVVEVKGAKSLVASCMYPIAEGMEIWTNTPKVLESRKKTLELILSDHDRRCLSCVRSGSCELQKLCNDLKVEDEGQYDGSRNTYDIDYSAAHMYRDNNKCILCRRCSAICENIQGIGVIGANERGFNTVIASAFDMGLGETSCVSCGQCIAVCPTGALAEKDYTDEVFAALADPDKYVVVQTAPAVRAALGEAFGLPIGTNVQGKMVAALRRLGFDKVFDTDFSADLTIMEEAHELIDRIQNNGTLPLITSCSPGWIKYCEHYYPDMLDNLSSCKSPQQMFGAVTKTYYAEKMGLDPKKIVMVSVMPCTAKKFEIGREDQDAAGVPDVDISITTRELARMIDRVGLNFLSLPDEEFDNPLGESTGAAVIFGATGGVMEAALRTAVEELTGKELPSPDFKEVRGVKGIKEATYSVAGLDIKVAVASGLANARELLERVKSGEAEYHFIEIMGCPGGCVNGGGQPQQPASVRNFTDIRDIRAKALYKQDVEMKIRKSHENPAIKTLYAEYFGKPGSHKAHEILHTSYVKRTVNNI is encoded by the coding sequence ATGGAAACGTTTAATATAAAAATAAATGGTATGCCTATTCAAGCACCGAAGGGTTCCACAATTTTGGAAGCAGCTAAGCTTGCCAGCATCGATATCCCTACTCTTTGCTACTTAAAAGAGATTAATGAGATTGGTGCCTGCCGTATTTGTGTTGTTGAAGTCAAAGGCGCTAAAAGCCTTGTAGCATCCTGTATGTACCCGATTGCTGAAGGCATGGAAATCTGGACCAATACTCCAAAGGTATTGGAATCCCGTAAAAAAACTTTAGAGTTAATATTATCCGATCATGACAGAAGATGTTTATCCTGTGTTCGCAGTGGAAGCTGTGAGCTTCAAAAGCTATGTAATGATCTTAAGGTAGAAGACGAAGGACAATATGATGGCTCTCGTAATACCTATGATATTGATTATAGCGCTGCTCATATGTATCGTGACAACAACAAATGTATTCTATGTAGACGTTGTTCTGCTATTTGTGAAAATATTCAAGGTATTGGAGTTATAGGAGCAAATGAGCGTGGCTTTAATACTGTAATTGCAAGCGCATTTGATATGGGCTTAGGTGAGACCAGCTGTGTATCCTGTGGTCAGTGTATCGCTGTTTGTCCTACCGGCGCACTTGCTGAAAAGGATTACACTGACGAAGTATTTGCCGCTCTTGCTGATCCTGACAAGTATGTTGTAGTTCAGACTGCTCCTGCTGTTCGTGCTGCACTTGGAGAAGCATTTGGTCTTCCAATCGGAACCAATGTTCAAGGTAAGATGGTTGCTGCTCTTCGCAGACTTGGCTTTGATAAAGTATTTGATACTGATTTCTCAGCTGACTTAACCATTATGGAAGAAGCACACGAATTAATTGATCGTATACAGAATAATGGTACTTTACCGTTAATTACCTCCTGTTCACCAGGATGGATTAAGTACTGTGAGCACTATTATCCTGACATGTTAGATAACTTATCAAGCTGTAAATCTCCTCAACAGATGTTTGGTGCTGTTACCAAGACATATTATGCTGAGAAGATGGGTCTTGATCCGAAGAAAATTGTTATGGTCAGCGTAATGCCTTGTACCGCTAAGAAGTTCGAAATCGGCAGAGAGGATCAGGATGCTGCAGGTGTTCCTGATGTAGATATCTCTATTACCACCCGTGAACTTGCAAGAATGATTGATCGTGTAGGTCTGAACTTCTTATCCCTTCCGGATGAAGAGTTCGATAATCCTCTAGGAGAGTCCACCGGTGCTGCTGTTATCTTTGGTGCAACTGGCGGTGTTATGGAAGCAGCTCTTCGTACAGCAGTTGAGGAATTAACAGGCAAAGAGCTTCCAAGTCCTGACTTCAAAGAGGTACGTGGAGTAAAAGGCATTAAAGAAGCTACTTACTCCGTAGCCGGATTAGATATTAAGGTTGCGGTTGCTTCCGGTTTAGCGAATGCAAGAGAACTTCTTGAGCGCGTAAAATCAGGAGAAGCAGAATATCATTTCATTGAAATCATGGGATGTCCTGGTGGTTGTGTCAATGGTGGCGGTCAGCCTCAACAGCCTGCTTCCGTAAGAAACTTTACCGATATCAGAGATATTCGTGCAAAAGCTCTTTACAAACAGGATGTAGAAATGAAGATCAGAAAGTCTCATGAGAATCCTGCAATCAAAACTCTCTATGCTGAGTACTTTGGTAAGCCAGGAAGCCATAAGGCACATGAAATATTGCATACAAGCTACGTAAAGAGAACCGTTAATAATATTTAA
- the nuoF gene encoding NADH-quinone oxidoreductase subunit NuoF gives MYRSHVLVCGGTGCTSSGSTKIIEALQSEIKKNGLKDEVAVVQTGCHGLCALGPIVIIYPEATFYSMVTVEDVPEIVSEHLLKGRIVNRLVYKEMVTEDGLRSLNDTDFYKKQHRIALRNCGVINPENIDEYIGTNGYEALGKVLTEYTPDQVIQTILDSGLRGRGGGGFPTGLKWKLAKGNDADQKYVCCNADEGDPGAFMDRSVLEGDPHVVLEAMAIAGYAIGASQGYIYVRAEYPIAVERLKIAINQAREYGLLGKNIFNSGFDFDIDLRLGAGAFVCGEETALMTSIEGNRGEPRPRPPFPAQKGLFQKPTILNNVETYANIPQIILNGPEWFASMGTEKSKGTKVFALGGKINNTGLVEIPMGTPLREVIEEIGGGIPNGKKFKAAQTGGPSGGCIPAEHYDIPIDYDNLINIGSMMGSGGLIVMDEDNCMVDIAKFFLQFTVDESCGKCTPCRIGTKRLYEMLDKITSGNGTMEDLDRLEELCYYIKENALCGLGQTAPNPVLSTLRYFRDEYIAHVVDKKCPAGVCKSLLSYVIDPDKCKGCTLCSRVCPNGAITGKVKEAHVIAQDKCIKCGACMEKCKFGAISKK, from the coding sequence ATGTATCGTTCACACGTATTGGTCTGCGGTGGTACCGGATGTACTTCTTCAGGAAGTACCAAAATTATTGAAGCACTGCAATCAGAAATTAAGAAAAACGGTCTTAAGGATGAAGTAGCAGTTGTACAAACAGGATGTCATGGACTTTGTGCATTAGGACCGATTGTTATAATTTATCCGGAGGCAACTTTCTACTCTATGGTAACCGTAGAGGATGTTCCGGAAATCGTATCTGAGCATTTATTAAAGGGTCGTATCGTTAACCGTCTCGTATATAAGGAAATGGTTACTGAGGATGGACTTCGTTCCTTAAATGATACTGACTTCTACAAGAAACAGCATAGAATTGCTCTTCGTAACTGTGGTGTAATTAATCCCGAGAATATTGATGAATATATCGGAACCAATGGTTATGAAGCACTCGGTAAAGTATTAACCGAGTATACACCGGATCAGGTAATCCAGACCATCTTAGACAGTGGTCTCAGAGGCCGTGGCGGCGGTGGTTTCCCTACCGGATTAAAGTGGAAGCTTGCAAAAGGCAATGATGCGGATCAGAAATATGTATGCTGTAATGCAGACGAAGGTGATCCGGGTGCTTTCATGGATCGTTCCGTATTAGAGGGTGACCCTCATGTAGTACTGGAAGCTATGGCTATTGCAGGTTATGCAATCGGCGCATCCCAGGGTTATATATACGTTCGTGCAGAGTATCCTATTGCAGTTGAACGTTTGAAGATAGCAATTAATCAGGCAAGAGAATACGGATTACTTGGTAAGAACATCTTCAACAGTGGATTTGATTTTGATATTGACTTAAGACTTGGTGCCGGAGCGTTCGTATGTGGTGAAGAAACCGCGCTTATGACTTCAATTGAAGGTAATCGTGGTGAGCCTCGTCCCCGTCCTCCGTTCCCTGCGCAGAAGGGTCTGTTCCAAAAGCCTACCATCCTTAACAATGTTGAGACCTATGCAAACATTCCTCAGATTATCCTAAATGGTCCCGAATGGTTTGCTTCTATGGGTACCGAGAAATCAAAAGGTACTAAGGTATTCGCATTGGGTGGTAAGATTAACAATACTGGTCTTGTTGAAATTCCTATGGGTACACCACTTCGTGAGGTTATCGAAGAAATCGGTGGTGGTATTCCTAACGGAAAGAAATTTAAGGCAGCTCAGACAGGTGGTCCTTCCGGCGGATGTATCCCTGCAGAACATTATGATATTCCGATTGATTACGATAACTTAATCAACATCGGATCCATGATGGGTTCAGGTGGTTTGATTGTTATGGATGAAGACAACTGTATGGTTGACATTGCAAAATTCTTCCTTCAGTTTACTGTCGATGAATCCTGCGGTAAATGTACTCCTTGCCGTATCGGAACCAAGCGTCTTTACGAAATGTTAGACAAAATCACAAGTGGCAATGGTACCATGGAGGATCTTGATCGGTTAGAAGAGCTTTGCTATTATATTAAGGAAAATGCTCTTTGTGGTCTTGGTCAGACAGCACCTAACCCGGTATTGTCGACATTACGTTACTTCCGTGATGAATATATTGCACATGTCGTTGATAAAAAATGTCCTGCCGGCGTATGTAAGTCCCTTCTTTCCTACGTGATCGATCCTGATAAATGTAAGGGCTGTACCTTATGTTCAAGAGTGTGTCCGAATGGCGCTATCACAGGTAAGGTTAAAGAAGCACATGTCATCGCTCAGGATAAATGTATCAAATGTGGCGCTTGTATGGAGAAATGTAAATTTGGTGCCATCTCTAAGAAATAA